Proteins co-encoded in one Cercospora beticola chromosome 7, complete sequence genomic window:
- a CDS encoding uncharacterized protein (antiSMASH:Cluster_1), whose protein sequence is MLTPKRKRAASGVRPKLSKAFLAAPGGLDELATAHHRRSRDELVGFDESDFSDEDREEEEWRPTVKAKRRAPKSIAISKEEIERVDAAVPCHGKFLQKQVYNGAHRSRPRLAAYVEFPDVRDLDGHMLTAAFLPAYAVFKETGLVPFKDIVSVLQDPARLDEREELVNDLARALEKRRAKRDGNAEILGDAIWWLVYKSADVKYWSREEQDDALDIAHEALRNWYPTINTLPRKYLDKNSILPVWQHELDPQPEVEQYNRALQLLRCCERMEHVGFNQTKGKSKAEKWVGALQDRSVLGSRPVSKELVPDWMKGQVDGDDLLAESERTDEECQTEEDIDVSDATAQRNHVQASERDHVQEDTDDEEIMVGIEQGQPQEQPDHGTTTERGIPPEARIKGEDYTTPIVIIDDDEIKVEDDTAPIGAQQDDKSSSKSACSILYITNRKISRARCRNKKWFDECWEEMECLDAPTNNKIATADPRDWLTSEEWRDAVRKELRLGTHWRRGEDEGLALKLTALRLRAGDEKLDCYDCKARQFCSTPDQVSEFVDKHQNCELEYCIDFFTEEEMANGNTNDLETLNLP, encoded by the exons ATGCTAACCCCCAAGCGCAAGAGAGCTGCAAGCGGCGTTCGTCCCAAGCTGAGCAAGGCGTTCCTCGCAGCTCCAGGAGGCCTTGATGAGCTGGCTACTGCCCATCATCGACGCAGTCGTGACGAATTGGTCGGATTCGATGAAAGCGATTTCAGCGATGAGGAtagggaagaggaagaatggCGACCTACCGTGAAG GCGAAGAGGCGAGCTCCGAAATCGATCGCAATATCCAAGGAGGAAATTGAGAGGGTTGACGCAGCTGTGCCTTGCCACGGAAAGTTTCTGCAAAAGCAAGTATACAACGGGGCACATCGAAGCCGACCTCGCCTTGCTGCTTATGTCGAGTTCCCCGATGTTCGCGACTTGGACGGCCACATGCTTACAGCGGCTTTCCTGCCGGCGTATGCTGTATTCAAGGAAACCGGGCTTGTGCCATTCAAAGACATCGTAAGCGTTTTGCAAGATCCAGCGCGGCTTGACGAGCGTGAGGAGCTGGTCAACGACCTCGCTCGAGCTCTCGAGAAAAGGCGAGCGAAAAGAGATGGGAACGCAGAAATTTTGGGCGATGCAATATGGTGGCTTGTTTACAAAAGCGCTGATGTCAAGTACTGGTCTCGGGAAGAACAAGACGACGCACTCGACATTGCTCACGAAGCACTGAGAAACTGGTACCCAACCATCAATACTCTGCCCAGAAAATACCTGGACAAGAACTCGATATTACCAGTCTGGCAACACGAGTTGGATCCTCAGCCTGAGGTAGAGCAATACAATCGCGCTTTGCAGCTCTTGAGGTGCTGTGAGCGGATGGAGCACGTCGGCTTCAACCAGACCAAGGGCAAGTCCAAGGCGGAGAAATGGGTAGGCGCTTTGCAGGACCGCAGTGTATTGGGATCCAGGCCTGTCAGTAAGGAACTGGTTCCGGACTGGATGAAAGGGCAAGTGGATGGAGACGATCTCTTGGCTGAATCTGAACGAACAGACGAGGAGTGCCAAACGGAAGAGGACATTGATGTCAGTGATGCTACGGCACAGCGCAACCACGTCCAGGCGAGCGAACGAGACCATGTCCAGGAAGATActgacgatgaagaaatcATGGTGGGCATCGAGCAGGGTCAGCCACAAGAGCAACCCGATCATGGCACTACCACGGAACGAGGTATTCCACCAGAAGCACGGATCAAAGGCGAAGACTACACAACACCCATCGTGAtcatcgacgatgacgagatcAAGGTCGAGGACGACACCGCACCGATCGGAGCCCAGCAGGACGACAAATCATCTTCCAAGTCCGCCTGCAGCATTCTGTACATCACCAACAGAAAAATCTCAAGAGCCCGCTGCAGAAACAAAAAATGGTTTGATGAGTGTTGGGAGGAAATGGAATGTTTGGACGCACCCACCAACAACAAGATTGCTACCGCAGACCCACGAGACTGGTTGACAAGCGAGGAGTGGCGTGATGCGGTGCGGAAAGAGCTGCGCTTAGGTACGCATTGGCGCCGAGGTGAGGACGAAGGTCTCGCACTGAAATTGACGGCTCTGCGTCTCCGGGCAGGAGATGAGAAGCTCGATTGCTATGACTGCAAGGCGCGGCAGTTTTGCAGCACGCCCGATCAGGTTTCGGAATTTGTCGACAAGCACCAGAACTGCGAGCTGGAGTACTGCATCGATTTCTTCACCGAGGAAGAAATGGCCAACGGCAACACCAATGACTTGGAGACACTGAACTTGCCATGA